One window of the Lepeophtheirus salmonis chromosome 7, UVic_Lsal_1.4, whole genome shotgun sequence genome contains the following:
- the LOC121121914 gene encoding solute carrier family 12 member 2 isoform X2, translated as MEIGNGEKESGSNTGLGGVDNPGFLSVDNADFNSHTYVYDTRRSLSGMTVDALPKESFYQDIKNLHDPANRPTMEELKMGQLAGLDRTPAVDDVEKNEEEQSKGKVVRFGWIEGVFMRCLLNIWGVMLFLRLTWVVGQGGLIQGLGVIALGNLVTVITTLSMSAVSTNGQIRGGGIYYMISRSLGPEFGGAIGIMFTLANSIAVSMYIIGFCQSLLDMCKQYFELEHLIFSDTTNDVRIIGAISLVAVLALAIVGMEWVTRVQMILLFLLIGSQIDFVVGSFLPTKEDAAYGFVGYNGTLFVDNLSPTYHDYKDPGNPPSFFSVFGVFFPAVTGIVAGANLSGDLKDPGVAIPKGTLLAIIVTFITYIGYGTIITGVMHTEASGNQTEYENWINGVEGALYFNNCSGRPADDFCQYGSSNDQQAMERISYTGYLIYAGCFAATLSSAIASLVGAPRVLQALAKDKLYPFIHIFAPGFGANNDPIRGYFLVFIISMGCILIAELDAVSTLLSNFFVAAYALINFSVFHASITKSPGWRPSFKYYNQWVSLFGTFLCFVVMFLMDWKTALVTFMVIIALYLYISYRKPEANWGSSTQAQQFVTTLKSIQSLNDTPEHVKNYRPKVLVFTGLPAHRPPLVDFANLITKKLSLLMCAHVNIGDAPFKNIELLRNTVQMWFRDHKIKSFYSLTQNKNFEEGAIACMNLAGIGKMRPNMVLFGYKGDWLEDPKGLDEYISVLHHAFDLHLGVGILRLESGCDFSKVIGEEEQQQHEIELDEENEDEKNGKQGKSLELQQKKVRTRKVSTAVYTGIDGNPLPKNTVQDITQFQIKKRKGNIDVWWLYDDGGLTLLLPYILTTRAQFAECQLRVFALANRKDELDRETRNMAALLAKFRIDYSDVTVIPDVTKKALDPTKEEFKKILDEIKPPLEESEIISQKEKTNRHLRLTELLREHSKRSEMIIMTLSIPRRGTAVAQLYMSWLEMMTKNMPPFLLIRGNQSSVLTFYS; from the exons GATGATGTGGAGAAAAATGAGGAGGAACAATCCAAGGGTAAAGTGGTCAGATTTGGATGGATTGAAGGTGTTTTC atGCGATGTTTGCTCAACATTTGGGGTGTTATGCTTTTTCTTCGTCTTACTTGGGTTGTAGGCCAAGGGGGATTga TTCAAGGATTGGGAGTGATTGCCCTTGGAAATCTTGTAACAGTGATCACAACATTGTCCATGTCAGCAGTTTCCACAAATGGACAGATACGAGGAGGAGGGATCTATTATATGATATCTCGCTCCTTAGGACCGGAATTTGGTGGAGCCATTGGCATTATGTTTACATTAGCCAACTCTATTGCAGTATCTATGTACATCATTGGTTTTTGTCAATCCCTATTGGATATGTGTAAACAATACTTTGAATTAGAACACCTGATATTCTCGGATACGACAAATGACGTCCGTATTATTGGAGCAATCTCATTAGTCGCTGTTTTGGCGCTTGCTATCGTTGGAATGGAGTGGGTGACTCGCGTTCAGATGATTTTATTGTTTCTGTTAATTGGATCACAAATTGATTTCGTAGTTGGTTCATTTTTACCAACAAAAGAGGACGCCGCATATGGGTTTGTTGGGTATAATGGAACGCTGTTTGTAGATAATTTGAGCCCAACTTATCATGATTACAAGGACCCAGGTAACCCACCATCTTTCTTTTCTGTCTTCGGTGTTTTTTTCCCTGCTGTAACTGGTATTGTTGCTGGTGCTAATTTATCTGGAGATTTAAAAGATCCTGGTGTAGCTATTCCTAAag gCACTTTACTTGCCATTATTGTGacttttattacttatattgGTTATGGAACGATTATTACTGGAGTAATGCATACTGAAGCATCAGGTAATCAAACAGAATATGAAAATTGGATTAATGGAGTAGAAGGTGCTCTCTATTTCAATAACTGCTCTGGTAGACCGGCTGATGATTTTTGTCAATATGGTTCATCAAATGATCAACAAGCTATGGAGAGAATATCATACACTGGCTACTTGATTTATGCCGGTTGTTTTGCTGCAACTTTATCTTCAGCCATTGCATCTCTTGTTGGAGCACCCAGAGTACTTCAAGCCTTAGCCAAAGACAAACTTTATCCcttcattcatatttttgctCCTGGTTTTGGTGCTAATAACGATCCTATTAGAGGGTATTTTCTTGTCTTCATCATTTCTATGGGTTGCATCCTAATTG CTGAACTCGACGCCGTTTCAACTTTGTTGTCAAACTTTTTCGTAGCAGCTTATGCTCTAATCAACTTTTCTGTCTTCCACGCTTCTATAACAAAGTCTCCAGGATGGAGAccctcttttaaatattataaccaATGGGTTTCTCTTTTTGGAACCTTCTTATGTTTTGTCGTTATGTTCTTAATGGACTGGAAAACTGCCCTTGTGACATTCATGGTAATTATTGCCCTTTACCTCTATATTAGCTACCGAAAGCCAGAGGCTAACTGGGGTAGTTCAACTCAAGCTCAACAATTTGTCACAACTCTAAAAAGCATTCAATCCCTCAACGATACTCCAGAACACGTTAAAAATTACAGACCTAAAGTCCTAGTGTTTACAGGTCTTCCTGCTCATAGGCCTCCACTTGTAGATTTTGCCAATcttataaccaaaaaattatctctCCTAATGTGTGCTCATGTTAATATT ggtGATGCACCATTTAAGAATATAGAACTTTTGAGGAACACGGTTCAAATGTGGTTTAGAgaccataaaataaaatcattttattctcttactcaaaataaaaattttgaagaagGTGCAATTGCTTGTATGAACCTTGCAGGGATTGGAAAAATGAGACCAAATATGGTACTTTTTGGCTACAAGGGGGATTGGTTAGAGGATCCAAAGGGATTAGATGAATACATTTCTGTTCTTCATCATGCTTTCGATTTACATCTTGGAGTAGGGATTTTACGTCTTGAATCGGGTTGTGATTTTTCGAAAGTTATTGGGGAGGAGGAGCAACAGCAACATGAAATCGAGTTGgatgaagaaaatgaagatGAGAAGAATGGTAAACAAGGAAAATCTTTAGAACTCCAACAAAAGAAAGTACGTACTCGCAAAGTATCCACTGCTGTATATACAGGCATCGATGGGAATCCTCTCCCCAAAAATACTGTTCAGGACATCACTCAGTTTCAG attaagaaaagaaaaggtaaTATCGATGTTTGGTGGCTCTATGATGACGGTGGCCTCACTCTCCTCTTACCTTATATTTTAACAACACGGGCTCAATTTGCAGAGTGTCAGCTAAGAGTTTTCGCCTTAGCTAATAGAAAAGACGAACTTGACCGCGAAACAAGGAA TATGGCAGCTCTATTAGCGAAATTCCGAATTGACTATTCTGATGTAACAGTCATCCCTGATGTCACAAAAAAAGCCTTAGATCCTACGAAGGAAGAGTTCAAGAAAATTTTGGATGAAATAAAACCACCTCTAGAAGAATCAGAGATAATCAGTCAAAAGGAAAAAACGAATAGGCACTTGAGGCTCACAGAATTACTAAGAGAACATTCTAAAAGATCCGAAATGATTATAAT GACTTTGTCAATTCCTAGACGTGGGACAGCTGTTGCCCAACTATATATGAGTTGGTTGGAAATGATGACCAAGAACATGCCTCCTTTCTTATTGATTCGTGGAAATCAATCCTCcgttttaacattttattcttAA
- the LOC121121914 gene encoding solute carrier family 12 member 2 isoform X1, which yields MSSDNTETKKTRFSVAPSSANLAEQDTEGDPETNNVPDHDKAGGEETNSFHPTYSTQYFKSFRQYLTRDALPSESHYRNLLSISNHPRKFSRPTLEELQEEQAENGRLLDKKDMDDVEKNEEEQSKGKVVRFGWIEGVFMRCLLNIWGVMLFLRLTWVVGQGGLIQGLGVIALGNLVTVITTLSMSAVSTNGQIRGGGIYYMISRSLGPEFGGAIGIMFTLANSIAVSMYIIGFCQSLLDMCKQYFELEHLIFSDTTNDVRIIGAISLVAVLALAIVGMEWVTRVQMILLFLLIGSQIDFVVGSFLPTKEDAAYGFVGYNGTLFVDNLSPTYHDYKDPGNPPSFFSVFGVFFPAVTGIVAGANLSGDLKDPGVAIPKGTLLAIIVTFITYIGYGTIITGVMHTEASGNQTEYENWINGVEGALYFNNCSGRPADDFCQYGSSNDQQAMERISYTGYLIYAGCFAATLSSAIASLVGAPRVLQALAKDKLYPFIHIFAPGFGANNDPIRGYFLVFIISMGCILIAELDAVSTLLSNFFVAAYALINFSVFHASITKSPGWRPSFKYYNQWVSLFGTFLCFVVMFLMDWKTALVTFMVIIALYLYISYRKPEANWGSSTQAQQFVTTLKSIQSLNDTPEHVKNYRPKVLVFTGLPAHRPPLVDFANLITKKLSLLMCAHVNIGDAPFKNIELLRNTVQMWFRDHKIKSFYSLTQNKNFEEGAIACMNLAGIGKMRPNMVLFGYKGDWLEDPKGLDEYISVLHHAFDLHLGVGILRLESGCDFSKVIGEEEQQQHEIELDEENEDEKNGKQGKSLELQQKKVRTRKVSTAVYTGIDGNPLPKNTVQDITQFQIKKRKGNIDVWWLYDDGGLTLLLPYILTTRAQFAECQLRVFALANRKDELDRETRNMAALLAKFRIDYSDVTVIPDVTKKALDPTKEEFKKILDEIKPPLEESEIISQKEKTNRHLRLTELLREHSKRSEMIIMTLSIPRRGTAVAQLYMSWLEMMTKNMPPFLLIRGNQSSVLTFYS from the exons ATGAGTAGTGATAATACGGAAACGAAAAAGACCCGGTTCTCTGTGGCTCCTTCTTCTGCAAATTTAGCGGAACAAGATACTGAGGGAGATCCTGAAACAAACAATGTTCCCGACCATGATAAAGCTGGAGGTGAAGAAACTAATAGTTTTCATCCAACGTATAGTACCCAATATTTCAAATCCTTTCGGCAATATTTAACCCGGGATGCTCTTCCCTCGGAGTCTCATTATAGAAATCTATTATCGATATCTAATCATCCTCGTAAATTTTCGCGTCCCACTCTTGAGGAGCTACAAGAGGAGCAAGCGGAGAATGGGCGGCTTTTAGATAAAAAGGATATG GATGATGTGGAGAAAAATGAGGAGGAACAATCCAAGGGTAAAGTGGTCAGATTTGGATGGATTGAAGGTGTTTTC atGCGATGTTTGCTCAACATTTGGGGTGTTATGCTTTTTCTTCGTCTTACTTGGGTTGTAGGCCAAGGGGGATTga TTCAAGGATTGGGAGTGATTGCCCTTGGAAATCTTGTAACAGTGATCACAACATTGTCCATGTCAGCAGTTTCCACAAATGGACAGATACGAGGAGGAGGGATCTATTATATGATATCTCGCTCCTTAGGACCGGAATTTGGTGGAGCCATTGGCATTATGTTTACATTAGCCAACTCTATTGCAGTATCTATGTACATCATTGGTTTTTGTCAATCCCTATTGGATATGTGTAAACAATACTTTGAATTAGAACACCTGATATTCTCGGATACGACAAATGACGTCCGTATTATTGGAGCAATCTCATTAGTCGCTGTTTTGGCGCTTGCTATCGTTGGAATGGAGTGGGTGACTCGCGTTCAGATGATTTTATTGTTTCTGTTAATTGGATCACAAATTGATTTCGTAGTTGGTTCATTTTTACCAACAAAAGAGGACGCCGCATATGGGTTTGTTGGGTATAATGGAACGCTGTTTGTAGATAATTTGAGCCCAACTTATCATGATTACAAGGACCCAGGTAACCCACCATCTTTCTTTTCTGTCTTCGGTGTTTTTTTCCCTGCTGTAACTGGTATTGTTGCTGGTGCTAATTTATCTGGAGATTTAAAAGATCCTGGTGTAGCTATTCCTAAag gCACTTTACTTGCCATTATTGTGacttttattacttatattgGTTATGGAACGATTATTACTGGAGTAATGCATACTGAAGCATCAGGTAATCAAACAGAATATGAAAATTGGATTAATGGAGTAGAAGGTGCTCTCTATTTCAATAACTGCTCTGGTAGACCGGCTGATGATTTTTGTCAATATGGTTCATCAAATGATCAACAAGCTATGGAGAGAATATCATACACTGGCTACTTGATTTATGCCGGTTGTTTTGCTGCAACTTTATCTTCAGCCATTGCATCTCTTGTTGGAGCACCCAGAGTACTTCAAGCCTTAGCCAAAGACAAACTTTATCCcttcattcatatttttgctCCTGGTTTTGGTGCTAATAACGATCCTATTAGAGGGTATTTTCTTGTCTTCATCATTTCTATGGGTTGCATCCTAATTG CTGAACTCGACGCCGTTTCAACTTTGTTGTCAAACTTTTTCGTAGCAGCTTATGCTCTAATCAACTTTTCTGTCTTCCACGCTTCTATAACAAAGTCTCCAGGATGGAGAccctcttttaaatattataaccaATGGGTTTCTCTTTTTGGAACCTTCTTATGTTTTGTCGTTATGTTCTTAATGGACTGGAAAACTGCCCTTGTGACATTCATGGTAATTATTGCCCTTTACCTCTATATTAGCTACCGAAAGCCAGAGGCTAACTGGGGTAGTTCAACTCAAGCTCAACAATTTGTCACAACTCTAAAAAGCATTCAATCCCTCAACGATACTCCAGAACACGTTAAAAATTACAGACCTAAAGTCCTAGTGTTTACAGGTCTTCCTGCTCATAGGCCTCCACTTGTAGATTTTGCCAATcttataaccaaaaaattatctctCCTAATGTGTGCTCATGTTAATATT ggtGATGCACCATTTAAGAATATAGAACTTTTGAGGAACACGGTTCAAATGTGGTTTAGAgaccataaaataaaatcattttattctcttactcaaaataaaaattttgaagaagGTGCAATTGCTTGTATGAACCTTGCAGGGATTGGAAAAATGAGACCAAATATGGTACTTTTTGGCTACAAGGGGGATTGGTTAGAGGATCCAAAGGGATTAGATGAATACATTTCTGTTCTTCATCATGCTTTCGATTTACATCTTGGAGTAGGGATTTTACGTCTTGAATCGGGTTGTGATTTTTCGAAAGTTATTGGGGAGGAGGAGCAACAGCAACATGAAATCGAGTTGgatgaagaaaatgaagatGAGAAGAATGGTAAACAAGGAAAATCTTTAGAACTCCAACAAAAGAAAGTACGTACTCGCAAAGTATCCACTGCTGTATATACAGGCATCGATGGGAATCCTCTCCCCAAAAATACTGTTCAGGACATCACTCAGTTTCAG attaagaaaagaaaaggtaaTATCGATGTTTGGTGGCTCTATGATGACGGTGGCCTCACTCTCCTCTTACCTTATATTTTAACAACACGGGCTCAATTTGCAGAGTGTCAGCTAAGAGTTTTCGCCTTAGCTAATAGAAAAGACGAACTTGACCGCGAAACAAGGAA TATGGCAGCTCTATTAGCGAAATTCCGAATTGACTATTCTGATGTAACAGTCATCCCTGATGTCACAAAAAAAGCCTTAGATCCTACGAAGGAAGAGTTCAAGAAAATTTTGGATGAAATAAAACCACCTCTAGAAGAATCAGAGATAATCAGTCAAAAGGAAAAAACGAATAGGCACTTGAGGCTCACAGAATTACTAAGAGAACATTCTAAAAGATCCGAAATGATTATAAT GACTTTGTCAATTCCTAGACGTGGGACAGCTGTTGCCCAACTATATATGAGTTGGTTGGAAATGATGACCAAGAACATGCCTCCTTTCTTATTGATTCGTGGAAATCAATCCTCcgttttaacattttattcttAA